CTTCAGAATCGGGTGTGCGGGTTGGGGCGTGGCCAGCGGCAACGCTGCACACTTCGGAGGCGGCGGCAGTGTGTTGGAACGTTACAGCACGCGTTTTCCTGCTGTGGAGATCAATTCCTCCTTCAGCCGCCCTCACCAGCGCCGAACCTACGAACGGTGGGCGCACAGTGTCCCTCCGGGGTTTCGCTTCAGTGTCAAAGTCCCCAAAGCCGTTACCCATACGGCCCGGCTGCGCGAGAGCAGCGACCTCCTGCGTCCGTTTCTGGCCCAGGTGGAGGGCCTTGGGGCCACCCTGGGCTGCCTGCTCGTTCAGCTGCCTCCCAGCCTGGCCTTCGACGCAGCCGTCGCCTCAGCCTTCTTCGAGGAACTCCGGCAGCTCACATCGACTGCTGTGGCCTGCGAACCACGCCACTCTTCCTGGTTCACGCCACAGGTGGACGCCCTCCTCGCCGGATACCACGTCGGCCGAGTGGCGGCCGATCCAGCTGCCGTGCCGGACGCCGCCGAACCTGGCGGCTTCGCACAGACGGTGTATTACCGCTGGCATGGCTCACCGCGTACCTACTATTCACGCTATGCGCGGGAGGCACTCCAGCGGCTGGCGCGGGCGATGCACGCTGCGCCCGCCGGACACGACCTGTGGGTGATTTTCGACAACACAGCCGCGGGCGCGGCGTTGGAGAATGCCTTCGAGCTCCAGGCCTTGCTGGACAGCGGGGGCTACGACCCCCTCCACGAGGAGCGCCGGCTACCCGAGGCGCCCGCATGGCTCGGCCGACAGGGTGAGGACTGATCCCAAGTAGCGGTGTGTCCAGTCTGCCATCAGTGTGTGTCGCACTGGGCGGTGGAGCGGAACCCTGGGAGTGTCCCGCCCCCTGCCGATGCTCCAGCCATCATCGTTCTGCTTGGAAGCAAGGTGCCTCAGCCGCACGCCACGGTGACGTCGCTGGTACGATCGGATAGAACGGCCCCTCACTCCGCGCCCTGCAAGGTCGCGTTGTGGCGCCTCACGGGCGCTCGGCGCCCTGCCAGCGGCACCATTTCACCTACCTGACCGGAGGCAGTCATGACGTCCTTTTGGATCAATAACGTGCGC
The DNA window shown above is from Deinococcus sp. KSM4-11 and carries:
- a CDS encoding DUF72 domain-containing protein, with the translated sequence MLERYSTRFPAVEINSSFSRPHQRRTYERWAHSVPPGFRFSVKVPKAVTHTARLRESSDLLRPFLAQVEGLGATLGCLLVQLPPSLAFDAAVASAFFEELRQLTSTAVACEPRHSSWFTPQVDALLAGYHVGRVAADPAAVPDAAEPGGFAQTVYYRWHGSPRTYYSRYAREALQRLARAMHAAPAGHDLWVIFDNTAAGAALENAFELQALLDSGGYDPLHEERRLPEAPAWLGRQGED